In the Tamandua tetradactyla isolate mTamTet1 chromosome 8, mTamTet1.pri, whole genome shotgun sequence genome, acataaatgaatagCAATCACAAGTTGCAATAAAAGATATTCTCTCATATTGTGGTTCCCTCAACTGTTTTCAGAAAGACACCACTACCTAGGAGCAGAGTGATCTGAAGCTCAGAATAATAACTTGGAGGGCTTCAAAACATATTAAGACTGAAATAAAGTGAAGACCTAGACTCTTTATTCCCATTTCAGATTATTCTACATGGTTAGTCACAGAGTGAGGGCAAGAAAAATGGCATATCCAGACCTTTCATCTATTTCTCCCATCCCCAAGTGTCTCTGGTACAAGGAGTTGGAAAATGTTGGATTCAGGAACAAAATAAAGGACggggaaaatattcacaaatctaACTAGCCAGGTATATAGTAGGTTGTGGAGCCAAGTGCCCATAGCTGTCCTTTGCCACAGGACTACTATGACCAGGACACTTCACTGTGGAAGGCTTTTATCTATATAACCTAGACCATCCACAGGCTCCTGGCTGTGTGCCTGGCAGGAATGCATGAAGAAGAGAATTCAGATACATTTAGATTTACTCTTTTATGTAGAGCACCTTGAGAACCCGCTGGCGGATCTGCCGAGTCTTCACTCCATAGACAAGAGGATTGAGAGCAGATGGCACCAGGAGGTAGAGTGTGGCCAGAAGAACATGGACATGATGGGGCACATGGTGGCCAAAGCGGTGAGTAAGGAAGGAGAACATTCCAGGGACATAAAAGATCAGAATAACACAAACATGGGACCCACACGTGCTAAAGGCTTTAAGTCGGGCCTCACCCCCTGGTACCTTTAGGACTGCTTGGAGGATGAGGGCATAGGAAATACCAATGGCCAGGACATCCAGCCCAACCACAAGCAGGGCCACAGCCAGCCCATAAGCTCGGTTCACCATGGCATCTGAGCAGGCAAGTTTCACCACAGCCATGTGCTCACAGTAGGCATGGCCTATGATGGTGGCCCGGCAGAAGATGAGGCGCTGCAGCAGGATGGGGAAGGGGGTGAGGAGAAGTAATCCACGCACCAGCACTGCCACTCCAATGCGCCCTATGATCCCCGGATgcagaatggtggaatggtgcAGAGGGCGGCAAATGGCTACATAGCGATCCAGAGCCATGGCCACAAGCACACCTGACTCCATTGAGGAAAAAGCATGAATGAAGAACATTTGGATCAGGCAGAGCATGTACCCAATCTCATGGGCATGAACCAGGAGCACTGCAAGGAGTTTGGGTGCAGTGGAGGAGGTGAGGACCAGGTCAATGACGGCTAGCATGGCCAGGAAGTGGTACATAGGCTGGTGCAAGGATGAGTCAGTCCATATGATGAAGAGGATGGTGAAATTGCCCACTACGGCAAGAAGGTAAAGGATACCCAGGGGCAAAGCTATCCAGTGCTGACTTTCTTCCAACCCTGGAATACCTACCAGGAAAAAAGAAGGCTGGTGTAGATTCCAGGTGGAATTGCTAAGGGCCATCACCAGTGCTTAGAATAGGTAGAGGGAAAACAAGCCAAAGTCATGATTTTCCCATCCCTGATGAGATCTCACATTGTCCAGAGCTAGGTATCATCTTCTTGAGAAGAATATAGAGGCTTAAATCATAGCACAGAGAATAAAGTtagataaaagaaagagaatctCCTTTTCTTaggaataatttatttaaagGCAAGACATCCACATATCTGAATTAGGACAGGTCTAGTTTTATCTACAGATAAGAGTAAATATATGCTGCATTTAGAGATATTTAAACCTTACAATGCAGTTATACATATGTTGGAATGTCAACTCCAACAGATTCTCCTTATTAACCTCTTGGCATTACTAAATACTATATAAATCcatctgtcattttttaaattagtttccCTCAATTCCTGTGATATGACATTACTGTGCAATTATTCCTCCTCGGTCCCCAATCTCAGCACCTCACTCCTTGTAGGATATTCCCCACTGGGCTATCTGTCACATGTTATTGATTCCTGGGTTCCATTTTCGTCTCTCATCTCTATTCTGTACATTATCTCTGATTGAGTTGATCCATTCCCATAGTTTTAACTCTTGATgtactttcttttcttccaaatctATGTGTCTAAGTAAAATAGGGTTCTGAAACACAAGTCCACTTTCCCATTTTCCTCCTGAGCTACTATAACCCAGTCAACGTATTCAAGACTGAATTAACTCACCTACCCTCCCCAAATTTGTCCCATCTCCCATTTcccatatttttgtgaatttcaCCACTACCTAACAAACCCAATCTAGAAAGTTCACAACTATCCTTGATGCATCTTACTTCTCATCCCTCTTACCAATTCACCAATACTTATTGACTTTTTTTAGTCTCCTCTATGCCCACTCCTCCCTCTATGCCCACTACTCCTTCATATCCTGTGCCTTAGTTCAAAATTCCCAAGTGCTCTCACAAGGattgtttcattatatttttctgtctttcctatTAATTCCTTCACAGTCCACTCTCCACCTTAATGTTAGAGGAATTTTCCTAAAATTCAGGTGTCATCATATAACTCCTATGGTTACAGCTTTCAGTGAATTTAATCAGTAGCATAAGTTCATATAAGGCTTTTTAAGGCTATTTTTTGTCTTTGCCTGCTATATTATACTTAGCATACTTTCATGTTCATGTCTTATTATTTTACAGTCAGCATACTCACATGCTTTgctttagccattctaatattcTTGGAATAAGAGAAATACACCATCCGATTTTATATATacctctatatattcttttctcctcctcttttttgtTCAGAAAAgcaccctttttaaaaaactttatacTGTAGCAACATATTACTGGAACTGGTCCTTTTCATCTTCAAGACTTAGAATAATCCACTTCTCCTATCTTTCATGGGATTCAATGACTGAAGTAGGACCACACTGATTGCATTAGGAGCACTTTATTTTATGATCTTCCTTAGTTTGTCCACAACTTTCTGCTTTATATCAATTATAGAAAGCCTTTCAGTATTCTGATGGTTTGTTTCAAGAGAATGGACCATATCACATTAAACTGTGTAATTATAAGCAAGCAGGGTGGAAGCTAAAACAATGCAGTGGAAAAACACAAGCAGTGAAGTCATACAGACTTGGGTTTAAATTCCCGCTCTTTCATATTCTAGAAATGAAATATGCATGTTACTGAAACTCTCTGAGCCTTGATTTCATCATCTGATAATAGAATAAATACTACCAATCCAACTggttattgtaaagattaaaatatttaaggtAAAGTTTATTTAGATAAAATGTTGATATATAAGTTATTTGTTAATCATAGCTGTCATTAGCattaacattaattaaaaaatgactgAATATGAAATAAtgggctttgttcatttttgcttTATCTCCAGCTCTGGTTCTCTGTTTTATCCCATGtcatactaaataaataataaatgttctaTTTCATCTTCCCTACATGATTCACTCcttgagcattaaaaaaaaaaggcttaaattGGATATGCttataaatgtgtgtatatatttaaagaCATAGACTcggaaataattttattttgtacgTGAGTGGGGGGTGTGTGTGAATGTATATGTAAAGATAAAGAGAGTCAGGAGTGTCTCAGTTCTTGTGAATTATACATCTATAGATCATTCAGAGTGTCTGTTTCATAAACCAATGATGACTACAAGAACTCCCCAAAACTCTGAACATGGTAGTACAATCTCCAAAATGCACAGTGCACATATATACCCAgtctttgttttttcctccagATTCCAATCCACTGATAACCTCAAGTGAGAGTGATATATTCTAGTGAGACCTCCAGGGAGATCCTATAAACGTAGAGAAACTCACATTACAGTGAAATTTCAAATGGTGAGAAAGttaattctctttcttcattatCCCCCTTCTGCCGCAAGCTTTAGGCCACTTGTCAATTTTAGGGGCTGAGGAGTAAGAGAACACCTGTGTAACGGGGGAGAGCCACGTGTGGCTTTGGTAGGAGCAGTGGCAACGGAGCAGTGGGAACTCAACCCACACTCTGGTAGGTAAAGGAAAGAAGCAGAGACATGTATAAAGAAGAAGAGTATAACCTGCCGCTTTTCTGTTTTGAGTGGTTTGTGAGTGTGCAGTAAAAGCCTAAAGCTGCTTATTAAGAATTAACTGTTAAAGTAAACAAGAGGTCGCCCAGTAGCTTTTCTGGGAAAAGTAGATCAAGTTTTATTCCCAAGAACCTACTAGTAAAGATGTATTTAGCTATCTTTGGCCAGGAAGCAGACAAACTTTAGGAAAGAATTGATGTTCAACTCTTTCTCATTCATGCAGATTTGACTCAAGCAATATTTTTTGTGAATTTGTCTGCCAATTAAATAAGGCAGTATGGCatgtctctccttttcttctctacCAAAGCCCTTTTTCCTGCCCTATCATTACATTGGTTACCTCGcactttaaaactttttaatgctTCAGTCCTATAGAGTAGGGACTGTGCCTTGCTTATTGTTTATTGCTGTAATTTCAGGGCAAAGTACACTGCCTGAAATCTAATTGGTACTCACtaatgtttgctgaataaataaacatCAATATGATTAAATTAAAGAATTGATAAATTAGTGGGTAAGGGTCTTAAGGAACCAAGAATCACTGGAACTGGACAAGGCTAGGAATGAACCTAGAGGAGAAGCAAGACAGCAGACAATGGGTGTCTATCAGAGATGTAATGAGCCTCAATATTAATTGCCTTAAGTGATGCTCTGGATACCTCATGGCTGCTGACTCTCTCCATTGTTAGAAATTATGACAGAAACCTAGGTGTCTGTTTGCAATAACTGATCACTTCTGTCACTGCCTTTATGAGGCAGGGACTGCTCTGTGGCACATagcttctcctcctcttcttaaTCTCCTTCTTAATAGTgtataatggtaaaaaaaaaaaaaaggcgggggGAGAGACAGGGGCACAGGGAGAGATAGTAGAGGATGCGTAAATAGTGTGTCCATGATAATGACCTTGTAggagagggagaaacagaaataaagcaTCAGATGCAGAGCCCCATCTGAGACACATGATCGATGAACTATGCCAGGCATGGGGACACGGTTCTTTTGGTCTCTGGATTCTCTGTGAGGATGGCATGCTTTAAAGTCCTGAGTTAGACTTGAGGAAGATTCAGcaatgtggaaaaaaaattgcaaaatgagAAAGTTGCCACACACAGAAAGGTTACACAATGCCCCTCCCCATTCAGCTCCAGAACAGCCCCAGTCCCCAGTTCAGTCTCCATAATGACCTTCTGCCCCAGCTTGGTAGTAACAGTGATGAAGAGGGTGTTTTATTCATAAGGGCTGCATAGCAGTTTTTGAAGCCAAAGAGGAAATCAAGCACATCACTTAAGGTCTGCACAATTGAACTTTTCCCAGGATATGAACACAAATACCGGCTCAGGCACAACTTGGGAAAAGGTGGTAAATCAGCTGTATCTAAATGGGCCACATGTGATAATGAGGCTGTCAATTTGGGGTCATGCTAAATGCCCCAGTGAATGCTGCAAGCAAACTCAGAAGGTTCAATGGGATTGGTAGGTACCTGTAAGGTCACAGGTAAGTTTGAAGCAATGTGTGATCTAAATGATGAAAGGAACAAGGAAGAGAAGTTTTGAAAACTCAGACCTGAAGACACCAGCTACTCAGTCATAGGGAGAAAGCTCAAGACCATGAAGAGGGGTTAAACTAGAGATATTGGGAGACTTGAACCTACATTAACCAGACTAAGAAAGAAATAACCCTTGATACAGGCCAAAGTCAGATCTCAACAGTCTTCCCCAAACTCTAAATCCCAAGCCTAACCTCATTTCCACACCTGAAATTCCATGAATCAACTTGTAGCTGGTTCTATATTCTTCACGCTGTAAGGCAAGTCCATTCCTGATACTTGTTCAAGGCACTGTTAGTGTCTGTGAACAAAGCACTGGGTAGGCAGGTCATTATTATCAATTGAAGGTCCCAGAGGATTCACAGGCACACCTGAACAGAGATGAAGTTAGCCTCCAGATTGACTAGAGGTACATAAAGCTGAAGAGACTGCCCCCAGGGATGGGAGTGGAGCAAGAAAGGCAGAGCAGGGAGTGGCACTAGAACCCGTCCAGGTAACCCACATCTGCCCAGTACTAATCATCAGCCCTAAGCCTGTACATCCTGGTGGCTGTGCTAAGAATCTTCATGCTTTCACACTGCTCTGGAGTTCAGACTTTTTCTTCCAAAACAATCTTAAGCCCCAACAAAATCTTTAATTGATGCTGTAGTTTGATGTGCTAATTCCTCCAGGAGCTAGGAGTATTGGCTGCTGGAGGTTCAAAACTGATTCACTCTCCTTTGGTGTAAGGCAACTGCCTCACTCAAGGTTACATTATCTCCCAGCTATACCTACTGGCAGTGATGGGTAAACATAGGAATAGGATTGAACCTGACTCTCTTAGTTCTGTCTGGGAAAAAACTGAGGACCATCGCAGCTCAACAGCTCCTCAAGCAATCAGCTGAGTTCTCTAGGGCAACTCCATCACAGTTTAACCTCTTCTTCTACCCAATCCAGTTTTCCTCACTCACTGAGGGGTGTTGTTCCCAactacatttcctaatatatattCTATATGTAAATATCTGTCTCAGAATCTGTTTCTGGAGATCATAACATAAGACAAATACCTGCCTCAAATAAGCAGAGCACTCTGCTTCTACACTAGAAGATTGTGACTGCTTTGAGGATACCTACCCAGGTCATGGTGAGTACAGGACCAACAAGACCTCTCAGAGTTCATTCAAGCAAGTGTGCAATGAGATGAGGTGAGGCCTCCACTTCCATACACCCCATCATCAAACAGGCCCTTTCTTTGGGGGCTGAGGAGTAAGAGAACACCTGTGCAATGGTGGAGAGCCACCTGCCTACAGGTGTCAACAGAAGTTACCATTCCACCCCCAGTAGCCATAATCTCCTTGGCAACAAAGCTTCAAGTGCAACAGGACTTTCACTTATCCaatcaataaaaatttcattcacaacTGATAGGAAACCTCTTTTATTCATGCATTTAATACATATTACTTAAATATTTACCAATTCCAAGTATTCTACAAGGTGCTGGattaattaattaacaattaATATGATAAAATGGTCCTTGCCTACATGAATCACAAGATGATATATATTAAGGACATGATCACACACATATTAATAGTGACTTATGAGTGTcataaattaaaattacagaGTTTTAAAAGTATACAATAGGAAAACTTGCTAATTTGTAGAGTTTAGGAAAATACTCCCTAATTCAAATTAGTGAACAGAAGGATTGGTAGAAAATGAAGGGAGGTTTGGGGGCAGGCTAAGAATACAAAAGCCTTTAGGCAAGGGAAATCTTGATATTTTCAAAAACCTGAAAGGAGGTAAGCTTGGAGGTAATATTTTACTCAGGGGAAGAACCTGGAGGTATAAGCAAGAACTGGAGCCTGTAGGACCTATTAGGtcatatttaagatattaagGGCAGTGGTCatgaaggattttaagcagagAATTGAAACATCATTACATTCTTGTTATAAATATATCATGCTAGGAGAATAAATTGGAAGGAGTTAACAGATGATCAGTAACCTTAAGAAGACAAAGGCAGTGATAGCCACAGAGATTCAAAGATATGACACAGGATCAGATACATAAAGTAGGGATCTTTAGGGATGAAGGAATCAAGAATCTGAAAGGCCAGAGTGTTCATGGATCATCTATACAAAGACTGAAGCCTCTTACCAGGTATGCTGGCAGCCTAAAATAAGAGATGAAGATTTGACCAAGTCATGAttttaatgaaggaaattaaCCAGGAGAGACAAAAGTAACTGAAAGTGGTAGAGGATGACATGTATGAATAGACTGAGCTTCAGAGAAGCACCAGCCCATGCTTGTGTTCTGCTCATCTATTTGTTTTAACAGGAAAGATCTGGAAATTGCATTTAGGAACAAGCTCAATGAATGCTCCCTAAAGCAGAGGTAAaagaagaatgcaaaaaaaaCGGTTCCCACTTAAGAGGAAGCGTAACGTTTTCTTCCTAAGTAAAGGGGGAATACTGATAGCACAATATTGATTTCATGACCATTAAATAAGAGAGTGTATGTGCAAAGGTTTTACCATAGGAACACAAGGCAAAAAGGAGTAAGAGCTGAACACATAGGGGCTGCTCTTTTTATCAAGATTTCCCACAAATACTACCTATCAGACTAAGATTATTCAAAAACTAGTTTGCCTAAAGCATTTAGAGGCCTCGAAACTcattagaaataaccattactcAGCCTTCCACCCATATAAGTAATCGTTCTCTGGAATCCTGAGTCATTTCCCCATCTCCTGCACATCTTTGCTTCCCTTCTGCCATTGAGCAGAGACAAAGGTAAGATAGAGCCCCACTTTCAGTTCCTAATTTAAAGAGGTATATTCTtactaataatattaataaaattggaTGGAATAGTAATGACATCGAATATcaacatttaaaaggaaaaaaatgggattGTGTCTTATGGCTTAAGGCAGAAGCCACTAAAACAGCAAAATTGGAATGGGCCCCCAAAAGTCTAGCATGGGGCCCATTCACCCACCAGTCCAGGCCCATGTTCTTCTGAACCTTGGTCATCCATTTCACCCCTTTAGCCCAACCAGATCCATGTGTCGCCTCTGGCACTCAAACCCCAGTGGAATTAATGCTCTTTTCTTCTACAGCCCTTTGTGACTTAGAACCAATTTTTACCACAGCACTGTCACAGTTTCTCATAATACCTAAATTTTCAAACTGATCTCCCCATTAAACTTAGAGCTCCAGTAATTCCAGAGCCTTGTAAATACtcaaaatatggggaaaatattgaagagaaaaaggaaagcaaatgtgaaaaagaagacagatgctatttttctttctgtttgttcaaTACTTACATACAGCATTAGGTCTGCCTTGTTATAGTAATCATGCCAATGCTTCTGCACTGTGTCTAAAAATTGTATTTGAAATAATAGCCCTTGAAACACTACATTTAGGTGATATTAGTTGTGCTGTTGCTGATGAAGACAGTAATGTTAGCAGTAACTGCAATGGCAATGGTAGTTTTGTAACAACAAACTGTACTACACATCTTCAATAATAATGTATTGAGAGCTTACTGCATTATACTAAGGAgagttatatattcatatattcaaaaaCATACTACATTAATGTGATGGATGAAGATATATGTTAATGATGATAGcccatttaaaataataagatttATTTATTCAGCCAACATTTACTAGTAACCTATCATGCCAAGTACTATGCAAGGAATACAATAGAACTCACTGTCTAGTCAAATTGTAGGACAGAGATTATTTAATAAagcaattatataattataaattataaattatgatGACAATTGGAAGAAACATACATTGTGCTCTGAGATCAGAAAACAAGTGACCTGTTCTAGTTAGAAAAGGAAGTGAAGTCTGAACTGAGTTTCAAGTAGGCATGGTCAGGGAAATATACTCCAATTAGGAAAAATTCAGACAACCTATAGCTGGAGGGAGCATACACacttgaggaaaaacaaaaaatattttggtatattAAGAACACATAGCACTGAATAAAACTACTGTATTACAAGATACATTATATTTAAGAACACACCCAAACATATTAAATTGAATGTCAATGGTGGGAAGTGGGAAAGAAATAAGCAAGAAAGTTaggaatgagaagagaaaataaacaagaattaGAACTATAATTATTATGTGTAATAAATTTAGGAGCATGATAAAATCAATctctatacaaagaaataaaagaagataccATTAATCTCAAGGGTTAAAATATATAACTCCATAGAAGTCATAGATGGTCTTCTTTTTCCAAAAATAGCCTAAAATCAACATCAAATGAAAAACCCAACCATTACCTACAATTCTGGAGTCTGATCAGGAATGGACATTTTAAAGACTCTTCCATAAACTTTAAACCATCAATTATTTCCACAGTTTGCTACTTatttcccctccccccttttctGAAGCCAAAGCTTCTCAGGTAGAGGAAAGATCCACATGCAGAGACTGGTTTTGTGAGTGTCATGATGGCTGCCAGTTAGGCTGCcaggtttctcccttctctgaacTACTTTCACTTGAATCCAGGTCAGTTAAACTCTTAATTAGTTCTTAATTCTCTGATGCATTTATCTTATCAAATTAAGTAAAtcataaacttttagaagaaaaggatATCAAAAAAATTACTTGCTGATCAATCAAATGAGATTCCCCAGCCCTTCTCATTTTCCATCCCAAAATTTAATACCCCAGGCACCAGAATAGATTTCCCAACTTCTATATACTGTCAGTGTAACTTTATTTGCTCTCCCTTCACTCTCTCTACCAGATGTATTATTTGGGCTGTGGGAGTCCCACCCCACAAGGGAGGGTCAACTTGGACCCTGAGGTCCGATGGCTGGGAGCAAACCTAAAGTGGGGTCAATCCGTTTGGGGCTCAGAATTTTGACCAGCTGCTCCCAGATCTGCTTGGTCTTAACCCCATAGACAATGGAGTCCAGTGCTGGAAGAAAGAGCAAGTAAAGACTTGCAAAGGACGACCTTCGTGGCAGAACCTGTGGGTGGCCCAAAGCACTGTTTgaccacagaaagaaaacaaggtCCATATAAGAAAAGAATGACACAGACATGAGCCACGCATGTGCTGCCTGCTTTAACATGTGCCTCggatgaaggaaaatgtaataCGGTC is a window encoding:
- the LOC143643614 gene encoding LOW QUALITY PROTEIN: olfactory receptor 52L1-like (The sequence of the model RefSeq protein was modified relative to this genomic sequence to represent the inferred CDS: inserted 1 base in 1 codon) → MTLACFPSTYSKXLVMALSNSTWNLHQPSFFLVGIPGLEESQHWIALPLGILYLLAVVGNFTILFIIWTDSSLHQPMYHFLAMLAVIDLVLTSSTAPKLLAVLLVHAHEIGYMLCLIQMFFIHAFSSMESGVLVAMALDRYVAICRPLHHSTILHPGIIGRIGVAVLVRGLLLLTPFPILLQRLIFCRATIIGHAYCEHMAVVKLACSDAMVNRAYGLAVALLVVGLDVLAIGISYALILQAVLKVPGGEARLKAFSTCGSHVCVILIFYVPGMFSFLTHRFGHHVPHHVHVLLATLYLLVPSALNPLVYGVKTRQIRQRVLKVLYIKE